The following are encoded together in the Osmerus eperlanus chromosome 18, fOsmEpe2.1, whole genome shotgun sequence genome:
- the purg gene encoding purine-rich element-binding protein gamma produces MMADTCSRGMEKGRGRITSDSMPRGAYPQHYVQPGTQQQGIDIQELASKRVDIQKKRFYLDVKQSTRGRFLKIAEVWIGRGRHDNIRKSKLTLSMSMAPDLRYCLGDFIDYYARIGLRGTLVPRPEEQSNGQSRPHDSRRRQQDHHTASVSPTGSATSEEHTHRVLKSEFIERDNRKYYLDLKENQRGRFLRIRQTVSRGHGTMGYYGQGIEQTIVLPAQGLIEFRDALSQLIEDYGDENPDDRGRGIRNHDEPPELPEAASFRVDNKRFYFDVGSNRFGVFLKISEVRQPYRNTITVPLKAWARFGENFLRYEEEMRRIFTCHREKRTEPREDSEDQED; encoded by the coding sequence ATGATGGCTGATACATGTTCAAGAGGGATGGAAAAGGGTAGAGGAAGGATTACATCAGATTCAATGCCGAGAGGTGCATATCCTCAACATTATGTTCAGCCTGGCACACAGCAGCAGGGTATAGATATTCAAGAGCTTGCCTCTAAACGTGTCGACATACAAAAGAAAAGATTCTATTTGGACGTAAAACAAAGTACACGGGGACGTTTCTTGAAAATTGCAGAGGTTTGGATTGGCAGAGGCCGGCATGACAACATAAGAAAAAGCAAATTGACGCTGTCTATGTCAATGGCACCAGATTTACGGTATTGCCTCGGAGACTTCATCGATTATTACGCTCGTATTGGGTTGCGAGGTACTTTGGTACCCCGGCCAGAGGAGCAAAGCAATGGCCAAAGCCGCCCGCACGATTCTCGCCGAAGACAGCAGGATCACCACACAGCATCTGTGTCACCTACCGGCTCTGCAACCTCGGAGGAGCATACTCATCGGGTCCTGAAAAGTGAATtcatagagagagacaatagAAAGTACTATctggatttgaaagaaaaccaGAGAGGCAGGTTCCTTCGCATCAGACAGACGGTCAGCAGAGGACACGGCACTATGGGTTACTACGGCCAGGGCATTGAACAGACCATAGTGTTGCCAGCTCAAGGGCTAATTGAGTTCAGAGACGCACTGTCGCAGCTGATCGAAGACTATGGCGACGAGAACCCAGATGATCGTGGAAGAGGCATAAGGAACCATGACGAACCCCCCGAGCTTCCAGAAGCAGCATCTTTTCGCGTGGACAACAAACGTTTTTATTTCGACGTCGGTTCCAACCGGTTCGGTGTATTTTTAAAGATAAGTGAGGTACGGCAGCCATATAGAAACACCATCACCGTTCCCTTAAAAGCTTGGGCTAGATTTGGAGAGAATTTCCTCAGGTATGAGGAGGAAATGCGGCGCATTTTCACCTGCCACAGGGAAAAGAGGACGGAGCCTCGCGAGGACAGTGAGGACCAAGAGGATTGA